AAGCTTTTGCTCCAGTCAGAGGCAGAAAAATTTCTTGTTGCTCGTAGCGACTGCAATAAAAGACAGATATTATGGGGTAACAGGGGGATGAACCGGGAGTCACAGGGGGATACCCGGTATGCAGGATATAGACTTGTGAACACCGCAGGACTACTACTCACACTCTCCAGCAGCGCATGGCGGCAGACTCTCAAGGTGACTTTGCTGCGATTCTTCTTGCAGTGAATCATTTTAAGCTCTTTCTGGAAAAAACAAACTTTATCTTGGAAAGTCTCTGATCCACCTAAAAAGCAAAACCGTTGTTAGAAGCGGTCCATGGACCATGTCCATCATGGGATGCACCGCCACTCATCTATAAAGCCTACCACCCCACCAAATGGCACACAGCCCCCCAGCTATCACTTCGCTTCCCTACAGGCACGCAGCCATCATCCCCCACTAGTCATGTGGCTGTCACCTCCCCCcacccacacatacacatgcagccatcacctcCCCTCACAGCCATGCAACCGTCACTCCCTCACTACAGTCGCCCAGcagccatcccccccacacacatgcATCCATAACCTCCCCCACACAGGCACGTAGCCGTCACCTCCCCCACAGGCACGCAGCCATCACCAGCCCCACACACAGGCACGCAGCAGTTACCACCCCCACATACAGGCACGCAGCCACCACCCCTCCTACACACACACAGCCGCCATCCCCCACTACAGGCACGCAGCCACCACCCCCACACACAGGgacgcagcccccacacacacacagtcgcCGCCCTCCACTACAGGCACGCAgccgtcaccccccactacaggcaAGCAgccgtcaccccccactacaggcaCGCAgccgtcaccccccactacaggcaCGCAgccgtcaccccccactacaggcaCGCAgccgtcaccccccactacaggcaCGCAaccgtcaccccccactacaggcaCGCAGCCATCACCCCCCACTACAAGCACGCAGccgtcaccccccactacacacacacaGCTGTCTCCCCCCTCCCACAGGCAGCCTCTCCCCCTCCCCCAGGCACACAGCCGTCACCCCCTTCCCCCCACTACAGGCACGCACCCATTACACATTCATCATTGCATTACCAATGTTCAAGTGCAGGAAACGAGTAAAAGTGGCAGCTAGGATGTTCCGCTCCTTACAGCTGATTTCTACTGGGGGCTGCAGCCCATCATCAACTTGTAAGGACAAAAGGCCGTGCAAAGGGTCCGGGGGCAAGTAAAGAAACTAGGAAAGATACAGAGATAGACAAATTAACAGGATCAACCGTAATGCAGAGCGCCACACCCGCCCGCAACCCTCTGACAATGTGATAAAAGACGTGAGGCCATGAACTTTCCACATTACACCCAGATACGTAAACAGATCAGAAGGTGTACATTGGACATTTCTCCATTTAATCAGAAAAGAAAATGTCTCATTTAGGAACTGATGGCAGCAACATCTTAGGACAGCTGTGCATGGGTCCCCAGCGTTGTGCAGTGTCCCCTCTTCTCACAACAGTCTGTAAATGTTGGGGAGGTGAGACAGTCACTGGAGTTTTGGGAGAAGAACATTGTCCCCTTTTAGTCTGTCAGAATTCCACAACTCGATAGTTCTGGGTATCTGCCAGATTTTTCATTTAATATGTTCTATTGGCTGGTCCAGACTGCAGGTGGATCCCTCGGACTCGGTGGAGCCATACTGCTGTCATGGAGGCAGGATGGGGTTTATCATTGTCCTGATTAAATAAACAAGGTCTTCCCAGAAATAGACATTGTCCGGTTAGAGCAGATgttggtctaaaggtaccgttacactaaacgacttaccaacgatcacgaccagcgatacgacctggccgtgatcgttggtaagtcgttgtgtggtcgctggggagctgtcacacagacagctctctccagcgaccaacaatcatgggaacgacttcagcatcgttgaaactgtctttaacgatgccgaggtccccgggtaaccagggtaaacatcgagttactaagtgcagggccgcgcttagtaacccgatatttaccctggctaccattgcaaaagtaaaaaaaaaacaaaaaaaaacagtacatacttacattccgatgtctgtcacgtcccccgccgtcagcttcccgcactgactgtctcagcgccggccataaagcagagcacagcggtgacgtcaccgctgtgctctgctttacggccggcgctgacagtcagtgcagggaagctgacggcgggagacgtgacagaaatcggaatgtaaatatgtactgttttttttttaacttttacaatggtaaccagggtaaatatcgggttactaagcgcggccctgcgcttagtaacccgatatttaccctggttacaggtgaacacatcgctggatcggcgtcacacacgccgatccagcgatgacagcgggcgatcagcaaccaaaaaaaggtcctgatcattccccaacgatctcccagcaggggcctgatcgttggtcgctgtctcacataacgagatcgttagcgggatcgttgctacgtcacaaaaagcgtgacgttgcaacgatatcgttaacaaaatcgttatgtgtgaaggtaccataacacctctatatacactcaGGATTGATGTCACCTCCACTAAAGTCTCCATTACAAGGCGGATGGTCATTCTCCATGACAAGCCGGATGGTCATTCTTCTCTTGAGTATGCAGGACCCAGTGTGCGTGGTTTCCATAAAGAATTCCACATTTTAATTCCCACATAGAACATTTTTCCATTTTGCTCCATCTATTATAACTGATCTTTGGCCCAGAGAAGAAAGCAGTTTCTTGATTGTGCAGATATACTGCTTATTCTTTGTATGGAGTCTTCTCTTACATTTGTGGATTGCATGGTGACCTGCAATCACAGATAATTTCTGGATTATTCCTGAGCCCGTGCAGTAATTCATGCCTGTATAGAGTGCAGTGCAGTCTGAGGGCCTGGAGGTCACAACCCTCCCATACGGACTGTTGGCCTTGTCTCTTGTGCTGATGCATTTCTCCAGAATCTCTGGCTCTTGTGATATTTTGTGTTGTAGACGGATGATATTAACTCTTCACAATTTTACATTGAGGAACATTTCTGAAGTTGTTCCAGTCGTTAGACGCAGTTCTCAGATTGgtgacctctgaccatctttgcttctgggaGACAATGCCTCTCTCACATGCTCCAtatacacggtcatgtgacccatGGGCTGTGGTCCATCAGTACCACTTCTGCAGCATCTTGAAACCAACACCTCTGAGATGTCGCTGCCATCAACTTGGAAATTAATTTGTCTTTCAAACGAAAAAGAGAAATGTCCAACGTCCAGCTTCTGATCTGTGTGATAAAATGTGGTGACGACATTTCCAGGTCATTGTTTTTGCTTTCTGCACATTTTACACAGTGTACAACATTTTGGGGAATTTAGGTTGAATATGAGAGCTTTGGTACGAGGAGGTTGGTGACCCACCTTGGTCCCAGGACACACGCGGAAGGTGAAGAGACGCCAGGGAATGATCCGCAGGTAGAACTCCTTGATGGAAAGTTGCTGCAGCAAAAAACACAATGATGAGGAGAGGCGCAGATAGTGGAAACCATGTGCATCCATGCTCACACACCTTTGGGGAGATGTAGAAGTACACCTTCTTCGGCTTCTTCACCCTCTCCAGggcagaaaaactgaataatgaggtGCTGTCCTCTCTCTGCCTGGGGGAGGACGGGTTTTGCTGCCTAGAAACATTAGGTGGGCTAGAAGGAGGATATAGATAACCCTCGAAGAAAACGCCCACTCCAGAGCACGACACGTTATTATCCACCGCCACCTTCTCCGCATCTACAACACAAGAGGCAACAGTCACAAACCAGCAAGGACTACAAGGAGAAGCATACCCACAAGCAGAAGCTCACCACTTAGGACGATGATGTAGAAGTGTCCATTGCTTATAGGACGTCCCTGGTAGCGCACAGTGGCCTGGAAACATCCAGTCTGCAGAAGAGTCAGTGGCATCAGCACCCGCTGTTGTTTTCCATGGCAGACTGTTGTTCGGCAGCAGCCATCGGCCATTCCCACCACGCCAAGCTAGAAAGTGAGAAGAGTCATCTCCAAAGGGGTCTGCTGACGGAGCAGGCGCATGCTGTGGCGACAGGGCCGGGACGGGGGCCATAGTCTTATGAAGGGGCAGAGCGGACGCTCACCTGACTGAGGCTCAGGGTGTAGCTTTCCAGGTCCTTTTCACTGCAACTGGCAGCATTTCCATACTGGTCACGTGGAGCAATCTGTAGGGTGTGCTGCTCCCCGCAGGTCAGGACCAGGGTGGAGAAGTGGCAGACAATATGCGTCTTGGCAGGCACGACCACACCTTTAAGGAGCAGGCAGTGAGGTCACACTTTTGATACTCAGCATTCAGCCTCTGGGCACTGCAGCACCTCTTACCTGGTTGGAAGGCCTTATAGTATGGACTATTCCCAACACTGAGGCCGTTCACACTGATGCTGATCTGATACCTCCCAGACTGCCGCACTGTGAAAGTGGCTTTCACCACGTTCCTCATGGGATCCTGGACAACCTCCAGAGTCACCGGGACTTCGACTGACAGCTCCGTGTGAGAGATGCGAACTCGCAGAGCGGCTGTGCCGGTGATGGGAAAGGGATGCCCATTCCTATAGAATAACTGAGGAAAGGCCAACAACTCAACATGGAGAAAGCAGGACGGGAAGCATGTTCCCAGCAGGGCGTCATGGGTCTTACATGCACTCGGAATCCCATGGACTGCCCCACCTCGCAGGGCTCAGCCCAGTCCCAGGACACCTGGCAGGAGCGAGGCTCCAGGTACTTCCCCTGCACATAGTTGTAGATGGTACGCTCCGTGCCGCGTTCCCGACCTTCATGATGCCAGAACGTTAGGACGCGGGAACTTAATTCAAAGAGGAATTTAATCGTGACCAGGAACACGCACATCAAGCCCGTGACGCTGCCTGCCAGAGAAAGAGGGATCAGGAAGGAGCCCGAATGTCAGAAAGCCACAATACCCGGCCAGCGGTGCTCACCGATAACATACAACATCAGGGCGGACGAGGGACGGCGTCTTCATAGCATTTCCAGCATGTCgtctcctgccaagagatcagataTCCCGGATTAGCGGCTTTCAGCCGGGGCGTCAAGTGGCCCAAAGCAACCAGAGCACAGCTTTCATCCCTGAGACGGTTCAGAAAACATGTAAGCTGCACAGTGATTGACCACACCTGACAAGAAACTGGTGAATCAGCATGGTGGTGATACATGTGGTACCCAGAACGGTACACACAAAGGGATGCAGAGAGGTAgcaagtgaccactgcagccaatcactggtcatacCCCGAGCTCACGTGTTGTGCTGAACTCTCATCAGTAAAGCTAGCAGAGCAGCGGACAGCAGGGAGGCGGTGCAGCACCTGTACACCCGACACCTCAATAGTCACCCTCTACGCCCACAGCCCGATAGTCACCTTCTACGCTCCACACCCCGATAGTCACCACCTATGCCCCACACCCCGACAGTCACCTTCTACGCTCCACACCCCGATAGTCACCACCTACGCCCCACACCCCGACAGTCACCTTCTACGCCCCACACCCCGATAGTCAGCATCTACACCGCACACCCCTATAGTCACCTTCTACGCCCCACACCCCAATAGTCACCTTCTACGCTCCACACCCCGATAGTCACCACCTACGCCCCACACCCCGACAGTCACCTTCTACGCCCCCCATCCCTATAGTCACCTTCTACGCCCCACACCCCGATAGTCAGCATCTACACCGCACACCCCTATAGTCACCTTCTACGCCCCACACCCCAATAGTCACCTTCTACGCCCCACACCCCGATAGTCAGCATCTACACCGCACACCCCTATAGTCACCTTCTACGCCCCACACCCCAATAGTCACCTTCTACGACCCACACCCCGATAGTCACCTTCTACGCCCCACACCCCGATAGTCAGCATCTACACCGCACACCCCTAGTCACCTTCTACGCCCCACACCCCAATAGTCACCTTCTACGACCCACACCCCGATAGTCACCTTCTACGCCCCACACCCCGATAGTCAGCATCTACACCGCACACCCCTAGTCACCTTCTACGCCCCACACCCCAATAGTCACCTTCTACGCCCCACACCCCGATAGTCACCTTCTACGCCCCACACCCCGATAGTCACCTTCTACGCCCCACACCCCGATAGTCAGCATCTACACCGCACACCCCTATAGTCACCTTCTACGCCCCACACCCCTATAGTCACTTTCTACGCCCCACACCCCAATAGTCACCTTCTACGCCCCACACCCCAATAGTCACCTTCTACGCCCCAC
This region of Ranitomeya imitator isolate aRanImi1 chromosome 1, aRanImi1.pri, whole genome shotgun sequence genomic DNA includes:
- the AREL1 gene encoding apoptosis-resistant E3 ubiquitin protein ligase 1, which produces MLYVIGSVTGLMCVFLVTIKFLFELSSRVLTFWHHEGRERGTERTIYNYVQGKYLEPRSCQVSWDWAEPCEVGQSMGFRVHLFYRNGHPFPITGTAALRVRISHTELSVEVPVTLEVVQDPMRNVVKATFTVRQSGRYQISISVNGLSVGNSPYYKAFQPGVVVPAKTHIVCHFSTLVLTCGEQHTLQIAPRDQYGNAASCSEKDLESYTLSLSQLGVVGMADGCCRTTVCHGKQQRVLMPLTLLQTGCFQATVRYQGRPISNGHFYIIVLSDAEKVAVDNNVSCSGVGVFFEGYLYPPSSPPNVSRQQNPSSPRQREDSTSLFSFSALERVKKPKKVYFYISPKQLSIKEFYLRIIPWRLFTFRVCPGTKFLYLPPDPLHGLLSLQVDDGLQPPVEISCKERNILAATFTRFLHLNIGGSETFQDKVCFFQKELKMIHCKKNRSKVTLRVCRHALLESSLRATRNFSASDWSKSFEVIFQDEEALDWGGPRREWFELICKVLFDTNNKLFTRFSDTSQGLVHPNPCRPPGLRIKLYEFAGRVVGKCLFESSQGGGYEQLVRARFTRSFLAQIIGLRVHYKFFETDDPDFFQSKVLYVLSHDISDADLVFAEEKYSRGGQLEKMVDLVPGGSHIPVSNDNKIYYLNLLAQHRLCNQVREEVEHFLKGLNELVPDNLLGIFDENELELLMCGTGHIAVQDFQAHAVVIGGSWYFREKVMSWFWAVVYSFTQEELARLLQFTTGCSQLPPGGFASLCPSFQIIGSPAHGTLPTAHTCFNQLCLPTYDSYEEMHRLLKLAISEGCEGFGMV